Proteins from a single region of Aquirhabdus parva:
- a CDS encoding DUF2062 domain-containing protein, producing MPKKFIRRYIPTPERIAALPGIHRLGSRITDPNLWHINRRSISGAMFWGIVCAWIPLPSQMLIAAACAILFRVNLPLSIALTWISNPFTMLPILYSSYCIGSLIFGVPMLDITQIKHIIIQLTTSLFGDSASAVPTQYHFNLGALLVGLLIEAVVLGAIGNILVKLLWRWHVVRDLRERQIQRKQYRQDQEKS from the coding sequence ATGCCCAAAAAATTTATCCGACGTTATATTCCTACCCCTGAACGAATCGCAGCGCTTCCCGGCATACATCGACTTGGCTCTAGAATTACTGACCCAAATTTATGGCACATTAATCGCCGATCCATTTCAGGGGCGATGTTTTGGGGCATTGTGTGTGCATGGATTCCTCTCCCCTCACAAATGCTGATTGCTGCGGCGTGTGCGATATTATTCCGTGTGAATCTGCCGCTTTCAATTGCGCTGACCTGGATATCTAATCCCTTTACTATGCTGCCGATTCTCTATTCCAGCTATTGTATCGGCTCATTGATTTTTGGTGTGCCCATGCTGGACATCACGCAGATTAAACACATCATCATTCAGTTGACCACCAGCCTCTTCGGGGACTCTGCAAGTGCGGTTCCCACGCAATATCACTTCAATCTCGGCGCACTGCTAGTCGGTTTATTGATTGAAGCCGTCGTATTGGGAGCGATCGGGAATATTCTGGTAAAGCTATTGTGGCGCTGGCATGTGGTTCGAGACTTACGCGAGCGTCAAATTCAGCGTAAACAATATCGCCAAGATCAGGAAAAATCATAA